Proteins encoded in a region of the Abyssibacter profundi genome:
- a CDS encoding PPK2 family polyphosphate kinase has product MPWPFTDFPDTPQRVQEPAQFRPADWPTRPAQGGPDKAQLKAALGEEVEALHDLQRRFHADARQALLVVFQAMDAGGKDSTIRAVFSGVNPSGVRVTSFKAPSHLERSHDFLWRTVQALPARGQIGVFNRSYYEDVLIARVHPELAGDGADAPGFWDERLRSITAHERHLAHNGTVVLKFWLHLSPEQQRERFLRRLRKPDKHWKFDESDVRERAHWDDYIAAYEAAIATTHMDWAPWYVIPADDKPAMRLMVAQVIRGTLEAMGPQFPTVSDERAARLQRLAQELDPD; this is encoded by the coding sequence ATGCCCTGGCCGTTTACAGACTTTCCCGACACGCCGCAGCGCGTGCAGGAGCCCGCGCAGTTTCGCCCGGCTGACTGGCCGACCCGGCCGGCGCAGGGCGGCCCGGACAAGGCGCAGCTCAAGGCGGCACTAGGCGAAGAGGTGGAGGCGCTGCATGATCTGCAGCGCCGTTTCCATGCCGACGCCCGACAGGCCTTGCTGGTGGTGTTCCAGGCCATGGATGCCGGCGGCAAGGACAGCACCATTCGTGCGGTGTTCTCCGGGGTGAACCCCAGCGGGGTGCGTGTCACCTCGTTCAAGGCGCCGTCGCATCTCGAGCGCTCGCATGACTTTCTCTGGCGCACGGTTCAGGCGCTGCCGGCCAGGGGGCAGATCGGCGTCTTCAATCGCAGCTACTACGAAGACGTGCTCATCGCCCGTGTCCATCCGGAGCTGGCCGGTGACGGCGCCGATGCGCCGGGGTTTTGGGATGAGCGGCTGCGCTCCATCACCGCCCATGAGCGCCATCTGGCACATAACGGCACGGTGGTGCTCAAGTTCTGGTTGCACCTGTCCCCCGAACAGCAGCGGGAGCGGTTTCTACGGCGGTTGCGCAAGCCGGACAAGCACTGGAAGTTCGATGAGTCGGATGTGCGTGAGCGAGCGCATTGGGACGACTACATCGCTGCCTACGAGGCGGCCATCGCCACGACCCATATGGACTGGGCACCTTGGTATGTGATCCCCGCGGATGACAAGCCGGCGATGCGGCTGATGGTGGCCCAGGTCATTCGGGGCACGCTGGAGGCCATGGGGCCACAGTTTCCGACAGTGAGCGATGAACGTGCAGCACGGCTGCAGCGTTTGGCGCAGGAACTCGACCCGGACTGA
- a CDS encoding toxin, with translation MKAVFVELPAFERHRASYLSDKAFTSLQDALMKSPNAGDEIQGTGGLRKLRFADPRRGKGKRGGLRIIYYWWSGGAQFWLFTVYDKDEMVDLTPDQRRSLKTLIKRELAARSRT, from the coding sequence TTGAAGGCCGTCTTCGTTGAGCTACCGGCGTTTGAACGCCACCGCGCAAGCTATCTGAGCGACAAGGCGTTCACATCGCTGCAAGACGCATTGATGAAGTCCCCGAACGCCGGGGACGAAATTCAGGGGACCGGCGGACTGCGCAAGCTTCGGTTCGCCGATCCCCGGCGCGGCAAGGGCAAACGTGGCGGCCTCCGGATCATCTACTACTGGTGGTCCGGCGGTGCACAGTTCTGGCTGTTCACCGTCTACGACAAGGATGAGATGGTTGATCTCACCCCGGACCAACGCCGCAGCCTGAAAACGCTGATCAAGCGTGAACTCGCGGCACGGAGCAGGACATGA
- a CDS encoding DUF3096 domain-containing protein gives MTIHIELIPLISIAAGVAILVVPRLLNYIVAIYLIAVGVLDMLGM, from the coding sequence ATGACCATCCACATCGAACTGATTCCGCTGATTTCCATTGCCGCCGGCGTGGCCATTCTGGTCGTGCCGCGACTGTTGAACTACATCGTGGCCATCTACCTCATCGCCGTTGGCGTGCTGGATATGCTCGGCATGTAG
- a CDS encoding alcohol dehydrogenase catalytic domain-containing protein, whose protein sequence is MRAVVCQNTAMTVEGLPELVPAEGQVLIEVARCGICGSDLHLRHACDEMKAFLGWVGAWIQESSAT, encoded by the coding sequence GTGCGAGCAGTGGTTTGCCAGAACACCGCGATGACGGTGGAGGGTTTACCAGAGCTGGTGCCTGCCGAGGGGCAGGTGTTGATTGAGGTGGCGCGCTGCGGGATTTGCGGCTCGGATCTGCATTTGCGGCATGCCTGCGATGAGATGAAGGCCTTTCTGGGTTGGGTGGGTGCTTGGATTCAAGAATCAAGTGCAACATGA
- a CDS encoding DUF3185 family protein, translating into MHPIRIIGLVALVVGVILIIMGYNASQSFTEELSESLTGRYSDETTWYFIIGAASATLGLLLAVFGQRR; encoded by the coding sequence ATGCATCCGATACGGATTATCGGTCTGGTGGCGTTGGTGGTTGGCGTCATCCTGATCATCATGGGTTACAACGCCTCGCAGTCCTTCACCGAAGAACTCTCGGAGTCGCTGACGGGCCGCTATTCTGACGAAACTACCTGGTACTTCATTATCGGCGCGGCCAGCGCGACGCTGGGTCTGTTGCTCGCCGTGTTTGGGCAGCGGCGCTAA
- a CDS encoding mannose-1-phosphate guanylyltransferase/mannose-6-phosphate isomerase, protein MIVPVLLAGGSGTRLWPMSRGLFPKQFLKLVGDQTMLQATVARSESLKGVQPPMVICGDDHRFIVAEQLQQMGQQDATIVLEPMGRNTAPAAAVAATLVAEQHGRDAVLMLMAADHVITDAEGFARTAEAAAELAAQGHLVTFGVTPTRAETGYGYIQTGDAVGTGFRVKTFREKPDAKTAEQYIASGDFLWNSGMFVFQAGTLLDELREHAPEILDAAMAAVSQGQEDLDFLRLDKDAFAKSPEDSIDYAVMEKTARAAVVPLSVGWDDVGSWTFLGTVNEADADGNVLQGDVLTHDTTNTFVRSNDGRLVATVGLDNAVVVDTTDAVLVASRDRVQDVKAIVKQLKAADRQEAKHHAVVYRPWGSYETIALGDRFQVKRIVVKPKCKLSLQMHHHRAEHWIVVQGTAIVTKGDETLTLTEDQSTYIPLGTTHRLDNPGVIPLVLIEVQSGSYLGEDDIVRFQDDYNRA, encoded by the coding sequence ATGATTGTTCCCGTCCTGCTTGCCGGTGGTTCCGGCACCCGTTTGTGGCCCATGTCTCGAGGCCTGTTCCCCAAGCAGTTCCTCAAGCTGGTGGGCGATCAGACCATGCTGCAGGCGACGGTGGCCCGGAGCGAATCGCTGAAAGGCGTGCAGCCTCCGATGGTCATCTGCGGGGACGATCACCGCTTTATTGTTGCCGAGCAGCTTCAGCAAATGGGGCAGCAGGACGCGACCATTGTGCTGGAGCCCATGGGGCGCAACACCGCGCCTGCGGCCGCCGTGGCGGCCACGCTGGTGGCCGAGCAGCACGGGCGTGATGCCGTGCTCATGCTGATGGCGGCCGACCATGTAATCACCGACGCCGAAGGTTTTGCGCGCACCGCCGAGGCGGCGGCCGAGTTGGCGGCCCAGGGTCATCTGGTGACCTTTGGCGTGACACCCACCCGCGCCGAGACCGGCTACGGCTACATCCAAACCGGCGATGCCGTGGGCACCGGCTTCAGGGTCAAGACCTTCCGGGAAAAGCCGGACGCCAAGACCGCGGAGCAGTACATCGCCAGTGGTGATTTCCTGTGGAACAGCGGCATGTTTGTGTTCCAGGCCGGCACCTTGCTGGATGAACTGCGTGAGCATGCGCCCGAGATTCTCGATGCCGCGATGGCGGCTGTCAGCCAGGGCCAGGAAGATCTCGACTTCCTGCGATTGGACAAGGACGCATTCGCCAAGTCCCCGGAGGATTCCATCGACTATGCGGTCATGGAAAAAACCGCCCGTGCGGCCGTCGTGCCGCTCAGCGTCGGCTGGGATGATGTCGGCTCCTGGACCTTCCTCGGCACGGTGAACGAGGCAGATGCCGATGGCAACGTGCTGCAGGGCGATGTGCTGACCCACGACACCACCAATACCTTTGTCCGATCCAACGATGGTCGGCTGGTGGCGACGGTCGGCCTGGACAATGCCGTGGTTGTCGACACCACCGATGCCGTGCTGGTGGCCAGCCGTGACCGGGTGCAGGACGTCAAGGCCATCGTCAAGCAACTCAAGGCGGCCGACCGCCAAGAGGCCAAGCACCACGCCGTGGTCTATCGCCCCTGGGGCAGCTACGAAACCATCGCCCTGGGGGATCGCTTCCAGGTCAAGCGCATCGTGGTCAAGCCCAAGTGCAAGCTGTCGCTGCAAATGCATCATCACCGCGCCGAGCACTGGATTGTGGTCCAGGGCACGGCCATCGTGACCAAGGGTGACGAGACCCTGACGCTGACCGAGGACCAATCCACCTATATTCCGCTGGGCACGACGCATCGGCTGGACAACCCCGGCGTCATTCCGCTGGTGCTGATCGAGGTGCAATCCGGCAGTTACCTGGGCGAGGACGACATCGTCCGCTTCCAGGACGATTACAACCGCGCCTGA
- a CDS encoding SufE family protein, translating to MDIETLADNFELLGPWEERYRYLIDLGRQLDAMPESEKTEQTRVRGCMSQVWLTHEVTDDEPPRFRFRGDSDAHIVKGLIALLFMAYSGKTAEEIRETDIKALFGRLGLESHLSMNRRNGFYAMVERIRSLAGASTPA from the coding sequence ATGGATATCGAAACCCTCGCCGACAATTTTGAACTCCTGGGCCCCTGGGAAGAGCGCTACCGCTACCTGATCGACCTGGGCCGCCAGTTAGACGCGATGCCCGAGTCGGAGAAGACCGAGCAGACGCGGGTGCGTGGCTGCATGAGCCAGGTCTGGCTGACCCACGAGGTGACCGACGATGAGCCACCACGCTTTCGTTTTCGCGGCGACTCGGATGCGCACATCGTCAAGGGGCTGATCGCCCTGCTGTTCATGGCTTATTCCGGCAAGACGGCCGAAGAGATCCGGGAGACCGATATCAAGGCGTTGTTCGGCCGCCTCGGTCTGGAGAGCCACCTGTCGATGAATCGACGCAATGGCTTCTACGCCATGGTGGAACGGATTCGCAGCCTGGCGGGCGCATCCACGCCCGCCTGA
- a CDS encoding ribonucleoside-diphosphate reductase subunit alpha: MQTEASNLQNDTPRTPAAVRDTHHNQPELSATAPGGYKVIRRNGKVTPFDASKIEVAMTKAFLAVEGGGAAASARVHEKVRSLAKQVAQAVTRNLTGGGTVHIEDIQDQVELALMRSGEHKVARSYVIYRAERAREREVAKSADLPLGQSSLRVTNAAGQLVPLDEMRLRRVVTEACEGIEDVDGEKVIEDTLKNAYDGIKENELATALTLCARTLIENEPNYSQVAARLLLDNLRHEAMAFLDMPNAYPTHGEMRGLYGDYFKAYLNRAAELELVDPTLCQYDLDKIGDALLPDRDNQFTFLGLQTLYDRYFIHSDETRFELPQAFFMRVAMGLAINEIDREDRAIEFYQLLSSFDFMSSTPTLFNSGTLRPQLSSCYLTTVPDDLGGIYGAIHDNAMLSKFAGGLGNDWTPVRALGAHIKGTNGKSQGVVPFLKVVNDTAVAVNQGGKRKGAVCAYLETWHKDIEEFIELRKNTGDERRRCHDMNSANWIPDLFMKRVMEEGQWTLFSPNDVPDLHDLTGKAFEAAYTAYEAKADAGEIAVFKRIPALQLWRKMLGLLFETGHPWITFKDPCNLRSPQQHVGVVHSSNLCTEITLNTSPGKEIAVCNLGSINLPQHVEELPDGTVGINREKLAKTVKTAMRMLDNVIEYNYYSVPTARASNLRHRPVGMGLMGFQDALYKLRLSYESDEAVEFADTSMELISYYAIQASSDLAEERGTYPSFDGSLWSQGILPIDSIEKLADARGQYLEQDRTQRLDWDSLRERVKTVGMRNSNCMAIAPTATIANITGVSQSIEPTYQNLYVKSNLSGEFTVANPYLVDDLKARGLWDQVMVHDLKYFDGSVQPIDRVPDDIKSIYKNAFEVNPHWLVKAGSRRQKWLDQAQSLNLYMSEPSGKKLDALYKDAWLSGLKTTYYLRTMGATHAEKSTITDHRLNQVGKGASAPAASPAAASPAASPSPSPSPSPVVNASPSPSPSPSPSAEAPPACSILDPDCEACQ; this comes from the coding sequence ATGCAAACAGAGGCCAGCAACCTCCAGAACGATACGCCGCGCACGCCTGCCGCTGTGCGCGATACCCACCACAACCAGCCGGAACTGTCCGCCACCGCACCGGGCGGTTACAAGGTCATTCGTCGTAACGGCAAGGTCACGCCATTCGACGCCAGCAAGATCGAAGTGGCCATGACCAAGGCCTTTCTGGCCGTGGAAGGCGGCGGGGCCGCCGCCAGTGCCCGCGTGCACGAAAAGGTCCGCAGCCTGGCCAAGCAGGTCGCCCAGGCCGTGACCCGCAACCTGACCGGTGGCGGCACCGTGCATATCGAAGACATCCAGGACCAGGTCGAACTGGCCCTGATGCGCTCCGGTGAGCACAAGGTTGCCCGCTCCTACGTCATCTACCGTGCCGAGCGTGCCCGCGAACGCGAAGTCGCCAAGTCGGCCGATCTGCCACTGGGCCAGTCGTCGCTGCGCGTCACCAACGCGGCCGGTCAGCTGGTGCCGCTGGATGAGATGCGCCTGCGTCGCGTAGTCACCGAAGCCTGCGAGGGCATCGAGGACGTCGACGGCGAAAAGGTCATCGAAGACACGCTCAAGAATGCCTACGACGGCATCAAGGAAAACGAGCTGGCCACGGCGCTGACGCTCTGCGCCCGCACGCTGATCGAGAACGAGCCGAACTACTCCCAGGTGGCGGCGCGTCTGTTGCTGGACAACCTGCGTCACGAGGCCATGGCGTTTCTCGACATGCCCAACGCCTACCCCACCCACGGGGAAATGCGTGGGCTGTACGGCGACTACTTCAAGGCCTACCTGAACCGCGCGGCCGAACTGGAGCTGGTGGACCCCACCCTGTGCCAGTACGACCTGGACAAGATCGGCGATGCGCTGCTGCCCGACCGGGACAACCAGTTCACCTTCCTGGGCCTGCAGACGCTTTACGACCGCTACTTCATCCACAGTGACGAAACGCGCTTTGAACTGCCGCAGGCGTTCTTCATGCGTGTGGCCATGGGCCTAGCGATCAACGAGATCGACCGCGAAGACCGCGCCATCGAGTTCTACCAGCTGCTGTCGTCCTTCGACTTCATGTCGTCGACGCCGACGCTGTTCAACTCCGGCACGCTGCGTCCGCAGCTGTCGTCCTGCTACCTAACCACGGTGCCGGACGACCTGGGCGGTATCTACGGCGCCATCCATGACAACGCCATGCTGTCCAAGTTTGCCGGCGGCCTGGGCAACGACTGGACCCCCGTGCGTGCACTGGGCGCCCACATCAAGGGCACCAACGGCAAGTCGCAAGGTGTTGTCCCCTTCCTCAAGGTCGTGAACGACACGGCCGTGGCGGTTAATCAGGGTGGCAAGCGCAAGGGCGCCGTCTGCGCGTATCTCGAAACCTGGCACAAGGACATCGAGGAGTTCATCGAACTGCGCAAGAACACCGGTGACGAGCGTCGCCGCTGCCACGACATGAACTCGGCCAACTGGATTCCCGACCTGTTCATGAAGCGGGTCATGGAAGAAGGCCAGTGGACGCTGTTCTCACCGAACGACGTGCCAGACCTGCATGATCTGACCGGCAAGGCGTTCGAGGCGGCCTACACCGCCTATGAGGCCAAGGCCGACGCCGGCGAGATCGCCGTGTTCAAGCGCATCCCGGCGCTGCAGCTGTGGCGCAAGATGCTCGGCCTGTTGTTCGAAACCGGTCATCCGTGGATCACGTTTAAGGACCCCTGCAACCTGCGCAGCCCGCAGCAGCATGTCGGCGTTGTGCATAGCTCTAACCTGTGCACGGAAATCACCCTGAACACCTCGCCGGGCAAGGAAATCGCCGTCTGCAACCTGGGTTCCATCAACCTGCCGCAGCACGTCGAGGAACTGCCGGACGGCACCGTCGGCATCAACCGCGAAAAGCTGGCCAAGACCGTTAAGACGGCCATGCGCATGCTGGATAACGTGATCGAGTACAACTACTACTCGGTGCCGACCGCACGCGCCTCCAACCTGCGTCACCGTCCGGTGGGCATGGGCCTGATGGGCTTCCAGGATGCGCTGTACAAGCTGCGTCTGTCCTACGAATCCGACGAAGCGGTCGAGTTTGCGGACACCTCCATGGAGCTGATCAGCTACTACGCCATCCAGGCATCCAGCGACCTGGCCGAAGAGCGGGGCACCTACCCCAGCTTCGACGGCAGCCTCTGGAGCCAGGGCATTCTGCCGATCGACTCCATCGAAAAGCTGGCCGATGCCCGTGGGCAGTACCTGGAGCAGGACCGCACCCAGCGCCTGGACTGGGATAGCCTGCGCGAGCGCGTCAAGACCGTGGGCATGCGCAACTCCAACTGCATGGCCATCGCGCCGACGGCCACCATTGCCAACATCACCGGCGTGAGCCAGTCCATCGAGCCGACGTACCAGAACCTGTACGTCAAATCGAACCTGTCGGGCGAGTTCACCGTGGCCAACCCCTACCTGGTCGACGACCTCAAGGCGCGTGGCCTATGGGATCAGGTGATGGTCCACGACCTCAAGTACTTCGATGGCTCGGTGCAGCCCATCGACCGCGTGCCGGACGACATCAAGTCGATCTACAAGAACGCCTTCGAGGTCAACCCGCACTGGCTGGTCAAGGCCGGCAGCCGTCGTCAGAAGTGGCTGGATCAGGCCCAGAGCCTGAACCTCTACATGTCCGAGCCCAGCGGCAAGAAGTTGGATGCGCTGTACAAGGACGCCTGGCTCTCCGGCCTCAAAACGACCTACTACCTGCGCACCATGGGTGCGACCCATGCCGAGAAGTCGACGATTACCGACCATCGCCTGAACCAGGTCGGCAAGGGCGCCAGTGCCCCAGCTGCATCACCAGCAGCGGCCTCGCCTGCGGCCAGCCCGTCGCCGAGCCCATCACCCAGCCCGGTGGTCAATGCGTCGCCCTCGCCGTCACCGAGCCCGAGCCCGAGCGCCGAGGCGCCACCGGCCTGCTCGATCCTCGACCCGGACTGCGAGGCCTGCCAGTAA
- a CDS encoding helix-turn-helix domain-containing protein — MSEQQAQKRNLLGELQEGFDALADERKGKRTLRTHAITSKPLDTPSAPELIALREKLNMSRAVFAVYLRTNVRTLENWEQGRAKPNAQATVLIRMVECYPDTIERLAAI, encoded by the coding sequence ATGAGCGAGCAACAAGCCCAGAAACGAAACCTTCTCGGTGAGCTCCAGGAAGGCTTCGACGCGCTGGCCGACGAACGCAAGGGCAAGCGGACACTGCGTACGCATGCGATAACCAGCAAACCGCTGGACACACCGTCCGCGCCCGAGCTGATCGCTCTACGCGAAAAGCTCAACATGTCCCGCGCCGTGTTCGCGGTTTATCTGCGAACCAACGTCCGCACACTGGAAAACTGGGAACAGGGGCGCGCCAAACCGAACGCGCAAGCCACCGTACTGATTCGCATGGTCGAGTGCTATCCCGATACGATTGAACGGCTAGCAGCAATATAA
- a CDS encoding ribonucleotide-diphosphate reductase subunit beta: MLDWEDSNKPQLSTTTRADDAAAAAVHHPDPFAVNAAAAEGAGATGAESIAMGAGRIQVDDKKIINCKADLNQLVPFKYGWAWEKYIAGCANHWMPNEINMSADIAQWKNPTAFSDDERLIVKRALGFFASADSLVANNLVLAVYRHITNPECRQYLLRQAFEEALHTHAYQYIVESLGMDEAEVFNMYREVPSVHDKAAWALPYTQSLADPMFHTGTPEDDQRLLRDLIAFYVVFEGIFFYVGFVQLLSFGRQNRLTGASEQIQYIMRDESMHMNFGIDVINQIKIENPHLWTAEFQEEIKDMIREATDLEIRYAHDTMPRGVLGLNANMFHDYLHFIANRRCNQIGIADIFPGATNPFPWMSEMMDLKKEKNFFETRVIEYQAGGTLSWD, from the coding sequence ATGCTTGATTGGGAAGACAGCAACAAGCCCCAGCTCAGCACCACCACCCGCGCCGATGATGCCGCCGCGGCCGCCGTCCACCACCCGGATCCCTTCGCCGTGAACGCGGCTGCCGCCGAAGGCGCAGGCGCCACCGGTGCCGAGTCCATCGCCATGGGCGCCGGTCGTATCCAGGTCGACGACAAGAAAATCATCAACTGCAAGGCCGACCTCAACCAGCTCGTGCCGTTCAAGTACGGCTGGGCCTGGGAAAAGTACATCGCCGGCTGCGCCAACCACTGGATGCCGAACGAGATCAACATGTCGGCCGACATCGCCCAGTGGAAGAACCCCACGGCGTTTTCGGACGACGAGCGCCTGATCGTCAAGCGCGCGTTGGGCTTTTTCGCCAGCGCCGACTCGCTGGTCGCCAACAACCTGGTGCTGGCCGTCTACCGCCACATCACCAACCCGGAGTGCCGCCAGTACCTGCTGCGTCAGGCCTTCGAAGAAGCGCTGCACACCCACGCCTACCAGTACATCGTCGAATCCCTCGGCATGGACGAGGCCGAAGTGTTCAACATGTACCGCGAAGTGCCCTCGGTGCACGACAAGGCCGCCTGGGCCCTGCCCTACACCCAGTCACTGGCCGACCCGATGTTCCACACCGGCACACCGGAAGACGACCAGCGCCTGCTGCGTGACCTCATCGCGTTCTACGTGGTCTTCGAAGGCATCTTCTTCTACGTCGGCTTTGTGCAGCTGCTGTCCTTTGGCCGCCAGAACCGCCTGACCGGTGCCTCCGAGCAGATCCAGTACATCATGCGCGATGAGTCCATGCACATGAACTTCGGCATCGACGTCATCAACCAGATCAAGATCGAAAACCCGCACCTGTGGACCGCCGAGTTCCAGGAAGAGATCAAGGACATGATCCGCGAGGCCACCGACCTGGAAATCCGGTACGCCCACGACACCATGCCGCGCGGCGTGCTGGGCCTGAACGCCAACATGTTCCACGACTACCTGCACTTCATCGCCAACCGGCGCTGCAACCAGATCGGTATCGCCGACATCTTCCCGGGCGCCACCAACCCGTTCCCGTGGATGAGCGAAATGATGGACCTGAAGAAGGAGAAGAACTTCTTCGAGACGCGGGTGATTGAGTATCAGGCGGGTGGGACGCTGAGCTGGGATTGA
- a CDS encoding IS30 family transposase has product MQAGTRLSDRVVCMLEHRQWSPEQISEKLKREHPDDPSMHVSHETIYSWVYAQPRNHLKRLLVSQLRQGKPKRGRRASASNCSAIQVPDHQTIHQRPAEIEGREFPGHWEGDLIIGQLNQSCIGTLVERKTGFLVLCKMENKSAAAVREGFERQLKKIDSFLRLSMTYDRGSEMAEHPLMSKHLKMAIYFADPHAPWQRGSNENINGLLRQYFPKGTDLSGVSQVRLNDVAWLLNTRPRKRFDFQSPQELFDQATADYLNHVALDS; this is encoded by the coding sequence CTGCAAGCCGGTACGCGCTTGTCAGATCGGGTCGTCTGCATGCTTGAGCATCGCCAGTGGTCGCCAGAGCAAATTTCAGAAAAGCTGAAACGGGAACACCCGGACGATCCCTCCATGCACGTGAGCCACGAGACCATTTACTCATGGGTCTACGCGCAGCCGAGAAACCACCTGAAGCGGCTGCTGGTGTCCCAACTGCGCCAGGGCAAGCCCAAACGTGGGCGCAGAGCCAGCGCTTCGAACTGCTCGGCGATTCAGGTTCCGGATCACCAGACGATTCATCAGCGACCGGCCGAAATCGAGGGTCGAGAATTTCCAGGCCACTGGGAAGGCGACCTGATCATCGGCCAGCTGAACCAGTCCTGTATCGGCACGCTGGTTGAGCGTAAGACCGGCTTTCTGGTGCTCTGCAAGATGGAGAATAAGAGCGCTGCAGCCGTCCGAGAGGGCTTTGAACGGCAGCTGAAGAAGATCGACAGCTTTCTACGGCTGTCGATGACTTACGACCGGGGCTCCGAGATGGCTGAGCATCCGCTGATGAGCAAGCATCTGAAGATGGCCATCTACTTTGCGGATCCGCACGCCCCTTGGCAGCGAGGCAGCAACGAGAACATCAACGGCTTGCTCCGGCAGTACTTCCCGAAAGGCACCGACCTGTCAGGTGTAAGCCAGGTACGCTTGAACGACGTCGCATGGTTGCTGAACACCCGACCAAGAAAACGTTTTGACTTTCAGAGCCCGCAGGAACTTTTCGATCAGGCAACGGCGGATTATCTCAATCATGTTGCACTTGATTCTTGA
- a CDS encoding transporter substrate-binding domain-containing protein, with the protein MTLTARQPARPLIGLLATLLALLVTPAWAQPPTGPQTLPLDNAELRVGIKQAPPFVIKGEDGQWSGLAVELWRRTAARTQTPYVLVEQPSPGAIIEAVSAGRIDVGVGALSVTPERERSIDFTLPYFNAGLGIATARADRGVLTTLKRLLSWQFLSAVAVLVLVLLAVGVLIWALERRRNAEQFGGRASQGIGNGFWWSAVTMTTVGYGDKAPVTPAGRLVALVWMFVSVITVSGFTAAIASSFTVDQLSSRIQGPADLPTVRVGALAEAAAVAYLPELGVRPRRFATLEAAVQALGGGDIDAVVHDAPILRATLAEGGHHNLVVLDPLLRPEDYAFVVAQGSPLREQLNPALLEVIQGEDWAGLQARYIGR; encoded by the coding sequence ATGACGCTCACCGCTCGCCAACCCGCCCGCCCGCTCATCGGTCTACTCGCCACTCTACTGGCCCTGCTGGTCACGCCGGCCTGGGCGCAACCCCCTACCGGTCCGCAGACCTTGCCGCTGGACAATGCCGAGTTGCGGGTGGGCATCAAACAGGCGCCGCCGTTCGTCATCAAAGGCGAAGACGGCCAATGGTCGGGCCTGGCAGTCGAGCTGTGGCGACGCACGGCCGCACGCACGCAAACGCCCTATGTTTTGGTGGAGCAGCCCTCTCCGGGCGCCATCATCGAGGCCGTCAGCGCCGGCCGCATCGACGTGGGTGTCGGCGCGCTGTCGGTCACGCCGGAACGGGAACGCAGCATCGACTTCACGCTGCCCTACTTCAACGCCGGGCTGGGCATTGCCACCGCGCGCGCCGACCGCGGCGTTCTGACCACGCTGAAACGGCTGCTGTCCTGGCAGTTTCTGTCTGCCGTGGCCGTGCTGGTGCTGGTCCTGCTGGCTGTCGGCGTGCTGATCTGGGCGCTGGAGCGCCGCCGCAACGCCGAGCAGTTCGGGGGGCGCGCCAGCCAGGGCATTGGCAACGGGTTCTGGTGGTCGGCCGTCACCATGACCACGGTGGGTTATGGCGACAAGGCGCCGGTCACGCCGGCGGGTCGCCTTGTTGCGCTGGTCTGGATGTTCGTCAGCGTCATCACCGTATCCGGCTTCACGGCGGCCATCGCGTCCTCGTTTACCGTTGACCAGTTATCCAGCCGCATTCAAGGCCCGGCTGACCTGCCCACGGTGCGGGTGGGCGCACTGGCCGAGGCCGCCGCCGTGGCGTATCTGCCTGAACTGGGTGTGCGCCCCCGCCGCTTTGCGACCCTGGAGGCGGCCGTGCAGGCGTTGGGCGGCGGCGATATCGATGCCGTGGTGCACGATGCGCCGATACTCCGGGCGACCCTGGCCGAAGGTGGCCACCACAACCTCGTGGTGCTCGACCCGCTGCTGCGCCCGGAGGACTATGCCTTCGTGGTCGCCCAGGGCTCACCGCTGCGGGAGCAACTCAACCCCGCCCTGCTGGAGGTCATCCAGGGCGAGGACTGGGCCGGGCTGCAGGCGCGTTACATCGGCCGGTAG